The Flammeovirgaceae bacterium genome contains a region encoding:
- a CDS encoding response regulator transcription factor: MIRIFIVDDHPMVIEGMRSMLQQVAGVQVCGYAMNAASCMGYFVNNQADIVLLDINLPDQSGIEVCRLLLKKNPLLKIIALTNFDQLTYLQSMRGAGAKGYLLKNASLEELERAIGQVSNGHEYWLGKENVKESISDHNKLLLTRREIEVLRLIAEGLTNHEIAEKLFISDSTVDSHRKNLISKLQAKNTAALIRTAFQNKII; this comes from the coding sequence ATGATTCGGATTTTCATAGTTGATGATCACCCCATGGTAATTGAAGGCATGCGCAGTATGCTGCAACAAGTAGCCGGTGTGCAGGTGTGTGGCTATGCCATGAATGCGGCTTCCTGTATGGGATATTTTGTCAATAACCAGGCGGATATTGTTTTGCTGGACATCAATCTGCCGGATCAAAGCGGTATTGAGGTATGCCGGTTGTTACTCAAGAAAAATCCCCTGCTTAAAATAATTGCGCTTACCAATTTTGATCAGCTCACCTATTTACAAAGTATGCGGGGTGCAGGTGCTAAGGGCTATTTGTTAAAGAATGCTTCGCTGGAAGAATTGGAAAGAGCCATCGGCCAGGTTAGCAATGGCCATGAATACTGGCTGGGTAAAGAAAATGTAAAAGAAAGCATCAGCGATCATAACAAACTGCTGCTCACGCGCAGGGAGATTGAAGTGCTGCGGTTAATAGCCGAAGGATTAACCAATCATGAAATAGCCGAAAAGCTTTTCATCAGCGACAGCACCGTTGACTCGCATCGCAAAAACCTGATTTCAAAACTGCAGGCCAAAAACACCGCAGCGCTTATCCGTACGGCATTTCAGAATAAAATTATATAA
- a CDS encoding type IX secretion system membrane protein PorP/SprF, producing MKKLFTLLFAGCCTMSYAQQDPLYSQYLTTPLLINPAYSGFSHNLTGSVAYRKQWAGFDGSPETFNAAGHIALADNRMGVGLIMLQDKIGSDNTTEMQLTYGYHVPLKNTMRLSFGLQGGLVNYRTDYSGLTINPDDPKFSNQSELRPTIGAGIMLSNEKLMFSMAIPKMLKRSTDADSVATGLYNQNFYALGAYVWQMTYRIKLKPWVLLRGEASAPLSYDVGVAMTADNSYTLALFTRDMGTLGFMAQIELGDKFRLGYAFELPTGQSVGTRFTTHEFMIAARVKALKFHDAGTIRNF from the coding sequence ATGAAAAAACTTTTTACACTTCTGTTTGCCGGATGTTGTACAATGAGTTATGCACAACAGGACCCGTTGTATTCACAATACCTTACTACTCCGCTACTAATCAATCCGGCCTACTCCGGCTTCTCACACAACCTTACCGGGTCGGTAGCCTACCGCAAGCAGTGGGCAGGCTTTGACGGCAGCCCGGAAACATTTAACGCTGCCGGGCATATTGCTTTGGCCGATAACCGCATGGGTGTTGGGCTGATTATGCTGCAGGATAAAATCGGTTCGGACAATACCACCGAAATGCAACTCACCTACGGCTACCATGTGCCTCTTAAGAATACCATGCGTCTGTCGTTCGGATTGCAGGGTGGATTGGTAAACTACCGCACCGATTACAGCGGGCTTACCATTAACCCCGATGATCCGAAGTTCAGCAACCAAAGCGAGTTGCGGCCAACCATAGGCGCAGGCATAATGTTGAGCAATGAAAAATTGATGTTCAGTATGGCCATACCCAAAATGCTGAAGCGGTCAACCGATGCCGATTCGGTGGCTACCGGTTTGTATAACCAGAATTTTTATGCGCTGGGGGCATATGTATGGCAGATGACTTACCGCATCAAACTAAAGCCCTGGGTATTGTTACGTGGTGAAGCCAGCGCACCGCTCTCGTATGACGTGGGTGTGGCCATGACGGCCGACAACAGCTACACCCTGGCGCTGTTTACCCGCGACATGGGTACGCTGGGCTTCATGGCACAGATTGAACTGGGCGATAAGTTCCGACTGGGGTATGCGTTTGAACTACCAACCGGTCAATCGGTAGGCACGCGGTTCACCACACACGAATTTATGATTGCCGCCCGTGTGAAAGCACTTAAATTCCACGATGCCGGCACCATCAGGAATTTTTAA
- a CDS encoding gliding motility-associated C-terminal domain-containing protein — translation MKIASFRSDNKSPWSIVHSRLASIDHRLKNYGLFILCCLLSVTAFTQTINRAEYFIDTDPGHSNGTPVTVSAPATNVSFSFTVPTTSLSQGFHRLGFRIRQNNGTWSHASITTFYILTPPVTASNLVAGEYFFDNDPGFGNGTAIAFTPGSSVNLALPISISALSPGFHRIVFRFRDNRGRWTHGEARTFYVVPPVTSDAATSITRVEYFFNTDLGAGNNTPLTITPGSPQNNSFAINLPPSLTPGFHKIGFRYRDNKGRWSHAEIRTFYIMNTAALPNRQIVAAQYFIDDEHGTGTGTPIPGIVPGATLDQLVALDMTGVPTGNHLLSIRVKDSEGVWSLLLSAPFTVSPCVPPPSPTAPGVSRCGPGTVTLIATGATGTQQYRWYDDPILNNLVHTGPTFETPSLSVTKNYYVSIFDPDTNCESSRVAVTATVVIIPTPAINPSGSISFCEGSFIFLSAPAGFAQYIWTKDGAPLTAATQQILANQSGSYTVQVGDGTCVSDPSDAVSLTVIPAPPKPTITITGNTVICGSGSVELTGPANFEYTWSNGGTTQSITVNATGVYFLIVKAPGANCPSLPSDPVVVTVLTPPCGGGNPTNQPPAISTTPLASQIEGRVQVDLTQMISDPDNNLNFSTLRVINNETSRGIAAFVDASYNLIIDYSGNPFTGIDRITLEVCDLDGLCVQQIIDIEVVGEIVVYNGLTPDGDGYNDFMLIKYIGVVEGSENNRVRIFNRWGQTVFETENYDNLTRVFTGVSSDGKELPAGTYFYKVDLTNGKSYNGYLTLKR, via the coding sequence ATGAAAATAGCATCGTTTAGGTCGGACAATAAAAGTCCATGGTCGATAGTCCATAGCAGACTGGCGTCTATCGACCATCGACTAAAAAACTATGGACTTTTTATTCTGTGCTGCTTACTCAGTGTAACAGCTTTCACTCAGACCATCAACCGCGCTGAGTATTTTATTGATACCGATCCGGGCCACAGCAACGGAACACCCGTTACGGTTTCTGCACCGGCCACCAATGTATCTTTTTCATTCACTGTGCCCACCACATCGCTGAGTCAGGGCTTTCACCGGCTTGGTTTCCGCATCCGGCAAAACAACGGCACGTGGAGCCATGCGAGCATCACCACATTTTATATTCTTACTCCACCTGTAACTGCCTCCAATCTTGTAGCCGGAGAATATTTCTTTGACAATGATCCCGGGTTTGGCAACGGCACGGCCATAGCGTTTACACCCGGCAGCTCTGTTAACCTGGCGCTTCCAATCAGCATAAGCGCACTATCTCCCGGCTTTCACCGCATAGTATTCCGCTTCCGCGATAACCGCGGCCGCTGGACGCACGGTGAAGCCCGAACGTTTTATGTTGTTCCACCTGTAACATCTGACGCGGCCACCAGCATAACCCGTGTTGAATATTTCTTCAATACCGACCTGGGAGCGGGCAACAACACGCCACTTACCATCACTCCGGGCAGTCCGCAGAACAACTCATTTGCCATCAATCTTCCGCCATCACTCACACCCGGTTTTCACAAAATCGGTTTCCGCTACCGCGATAACAAAGGGAGATGGAGCCATGCCGAAATACGCACGTTTTATATCATGAATACCGCTGCATTACCCAACCGGCAGATCGTAGCAGCGCAGTATTTTATAGATGATGAACATGGCACCGGCACGGGTACGCCCATTCCCGGCATTGTGCCGGGTGCAACCCTTGACCAGTTGGTGGCGCTCGACATGACCGGTGTTCCCACCGGCAATCACCTGCTCAGCATACGCGTTAAAGATTCGGAAGGAGTATGGAGCCTGCTTTTGTCTGCACCCTTTACCGTATCGCCCTGCGTGCCACCGCCTTCGCCTACAGCTCCGGGAGTGAGCCGCTGCGGGCCAGGCACTGTAACGTTAATCGCTACCGGTGCAACTGGCACACAACAATACCGCTGGTATGACGATCCGATTCTTAATAACCTGGTGCATACCGGCCCCACATTTGAAACGCCTTCACTCAGCGTTACAAAAAATTATTACGTCAGCATCTTTGACCCCGATACAAATTGCGAGAGTTCGCGTGTAGCGGTAACGGCAACGGTGGTTATCATTCCCACACCCGCCATCAATCCTTCCGGCTCAATCAGTTTTTGTGAAGGCAGTTTCATTTTCCTTTCTGCACCGGCAGGTTTTGCGCAATACATCTGGACAAAAGATGGCGCCCCGCTTACCGCTGCCACGCAGCAAATTCTGGCCAACCAGTCGGGTAGCTATACGGTGCAGGTAGGTGACGGCACCTGCGTAAGCGATCCTTCGGATGCGGTAAGTCTTACGGTAATACCCGCTCCTCCCAAACCCACCATCACCATCACCGGTAACACAGTAATCTGCGGCAGCGGCTCGGTTGAACTGACCGGTCCGGCAAACTTTGAATACACATGGTCCAATGGCGGCACCACGCAAAGCATTACGGTAAATGCTACCGGTGTGTATTTTCTGATTGTTAAAGCACCTGGGGCCAACTGTCCCAGCCTGCCGTCTGATCCGGTGGTGGTAACGGTGCTCACTCCACCCTGTGGTGGTGGCAATCCAACCAACCAGCCTCCGGCAATCAGCACCACACCGCTGGCTTCGCAGATTGAGGGGCGTGTACAGGTTGACCTGACGCAAATGATAAGCGACCCGGACAACAACCTGAATTTTTCCACCCTGCGCGTGATCAACAACGAAACTTCACGCGGTATTGCGGCATTTGTTGATGCATCCTACAATCTGATTATTGATTATTCGGGTAATCCGTTTACCGGTATTGACCGCATTACGCTGGAAGTTTGTGATCTCGATGGGTTGTGCGTGCAACAGATTATTGACATCGAGGTAGTGGGTGAAATTGTGGTGTATAACGGCTTAACGCCTGACGGTGACGGGTATAATGACTTTATGCTGATAAAATACATTGGCGTGGTAGAAGGTTCTGAAAACAACCGCGTGCGAATCTTTAACCGGTGGGGACAAACCGTTTTTGAAACCGAAAACTACGATAACCTCACCCGCGTGTTTACCGGTGTATCGTCCGATGGTAAAGAGTTGCCGGCCGGCACATACTTCTACAAGGTTGATCTTACCAATGGCAAATCCTATAACGGGTACCTTACCCTAAAACGCTGA
- a CDS encoding sensor histidine kinase, with amino-acid sequence MRLLLIGMVMACTCRLLPAQELYDLDSLQMAFAQSQPDTNRVKLFIQLGQQYENNQPDTAIWFYEQALKLSEQLGYTRGIISYYTNVTYVYNMKGRYDTSLVLNLRSVEIAKQLGDPERIAACIGNVGASYMYLEQYEKAIDQYLQVIPIIEKLNDKYKLCIVSDNLGLLYQKILQYDKALQYGEQSVKLAREINRPLALINSLINLAVTYNSLGMMKKAIEQLEEASVLCRKANHQYGLLVATLNLADAHIKMANFAPLKGFFEEALKLSEQLGEPESHAIALRGMAIYYFNHNQPKEAERFANLSLQEAQQNNMLSHIGKAYTVLAEVSILKRDFRMNSVYSFKSDSIRNVLVNESVVRNVQSLEALYESERKAQQIKDLQQESEIKDLQLSRGRLVNYILGGSLFSLLLIALFAGRTYLQKKKLLEKENQIQQARILQLESEKQLMASEAIIKGQEEERGRLAKDLHDGLGGLLSGVKFTLTNMKSNVVLDANSALLFERSLDMLDNSITELRRVAHNMMPEVLVKFGLAEALKSYCQSVSESGVFQINFQAIGMENRIESNKEIILYRVVQELLNNIGKHAKATEVLVQVARQNGEIIVTVEDNGSGFDVASLQQAKGSGWTSIRSRIDYLKGKVDIQSVPGQGTSINLTVPV; translated from the coding sequence ATGCGCTTGCTACTGATTGGAATGGTTATGGCATGTACTTGCCGGTTGCTGCCGGCCCAGGAGTTGTACGACCTGGATAGTTTGCAGATGGCGTTTGCGCAATCTCAACCCGATACCAACCGGGTTAAACTGTTTATTCAACTGGGGCAGCAGTATGAAAACAACCAACCCGATACGGCCATCTGGTTTTACGAGCAGGCGCTGAAATTGAGCGAGCAACTGGGCTATACGCGCGGTATTATCAGTTATTACACCAATGTAACGTACGTGTATAACATGAAAGGCCGGTACGATACTTCGCTGGTGCTTAACCTACGCTCAGTTGAAATTGCCAAGCAGTTGGGCGATCCTGAACGTATAGCCGCCTGCATCGGAAATGTGGGGGCAAGCTATATGTACCTGGAGCAGTACGAGAAAGCCATCGACCAGTACCTTCAGGTAATACCGATTATCGAAAAACTTAACGATAAGTATAAACTCTGTATCGTATCCGATAACCTCGGGCTCTTGTACCAGAAAATCCTCCAGTACGACAAAGCCCTTCAGTATGGCGAACAATCCGTTAAGCTTGCCCGTGAAATTAACCGGCCGCTGGCTTTGATCAATTCCCTGATCAATTTGGCAGTTACTTACAATTCGCTGGGAATGATGAAGAAGGCCATTGAGCAACTGGAGGAAGCAAGCGTTTTGTGCCGGAAAGCTAACCACCAGTACGGCTTGCTGGTAGCCACGCTCAACCTGGCTGATGCACATATCAAGATGGCCAATTTTGCTCCATTAAAAGGATTTTTTGAAGAAGCGTTGAAGCTTTCTGAACAATTAGGTGAGCCGGAGTCGCACGCTATTGCCCTGCGCGGCATGGCCATTTATTATTTTAATCACAACCAGCCAAAGGAGGCCGAACGCTTTGCAAACCTTTCCTTGCAGGAAGCTCAACAAAACAACATGCTAAGTCACATTGGTAAGGCATATACCGTACTGGCCGAAGTTTCCATATTGAAAAGGGATTTCAGGATGAACTCGGTTTACTCTTTTAAGAGCGATTCCATCCGCAATGTGTTGGTTAACGAATCGGTAGTGCGTAATGTGCAGAGCCTGGAAGCTTTGTACGAATCAGAGAGAAAGGCGCAGCAAATCAAAGACCTGCAACAGGAATCGGAGATTAAGGATTTGCAATTAAGCCGCGGGCGGCTTGTCAATTATATTTTAGGAGGTTCCCTGTTTTCTCTTTTGCTGATAGCCCTTTTTGCCGGGCGAACTTATTTGCAGAAAAAGAAATTGCTGGAGAAAGAAAATCAGATTCAGCAAGCCCGCATCCTGCAACTGGAAAGTGAAAAACAATTGATGGCCAGCGAGGCCATCATCAAAGGCCAGGAAGAAGAACGCGGCAGGCTGGCAAAAGACCTGCACGATGGACTTGGCGGATTATTATCGGGAGTTAAATTTACCTTAACCAATATGAAATCAAACGTTGTACTGGATGCCAACAGCGCGCTGCTCTTTGAGCGGTCCCTCGATATGCTCGACAATTCTATTACTGAATTAAGGCGTGTTGCGCACAACATGATGCCCGAAGTGCTGGTGAAGTTCGGGCTTGCCGAGGCCCTGAAAAGCTATTGCCAATCCGTTAGCGAGTCGGGGGTATTTCAAATAAATTTTCAGGCTATCGGCATGGAAAACAGGATTGAATCGAATAAAGAAATAATTCTTTACCGTGTTGTGCAGGAACTGCTCAACAACATAGGCAAGCACGCTAAGGCTACCGAAGTTTTAGTACAGGTTGCCCGCCAGAATGGCGAGATTATAGTAACCGTAGAAGACAACGGTTCAGGTTTTGATGTAGCCTCCCTGCAACAGGCCAAAGGTTCCGGCTGGACGTCCATCCGGTCGCGGATTGATTATTTGAAAGGAAAAGTGGACATTCAGTCTGTTCCAGGCCAAGGCACCTCCATCAACCTAACCGTGCCGGTATGA
- a CDS encoding S9 family peptidase: MKSPLTRLFPLLVFTLLLACSPSEKEVKLPDVKPPVAKVEPFEIVSKHGHKRTDNYYWLKNREDSTVIKYLTTENKYLDTMMAHTKAFQDALFEEMRGRIKEDDSSVPYKLDDYYYYTRYITGGEYPIYCRKKGSLDAPEEIIADGNELGKGQSFLNFFTSASPDHTLVAIIMDTVGRNFYTVKIKDMTTGKLLADKIPDTRGGYVWTNDNKSILYSVPDPKTLRNYLIKRHILGTPVSSDPVIYEEKDQTLDVGIGKTKSKKYFIISSGRTDASFSQYLDADKPGKPVVIQPLQDNVEYSVDHAGGDKFYIYTNLDAKNYRLAEAPIAKPSKENWKDVIPHREDVFLQDVDFFRDYMALAEMNAGLVKIRLIKRADKSEHYVDFGEPAYYAGFGYNPEFNTNIIRYTYTSMTTPNSTFDYNMDTREKELKKEQPVLGGFDKNNYATERVMVKARDGKEVPLSIVYRKDKFKKDGSMPGWIYGYGSYGATMYATFSSNRISLLDRGFVYAIAHIRGGQEMGGQWYENGKMLNKKNTFTDFIDCSEWLIQNNYVAKDKLFASGGSAGGLLMGAITNMRPDLYRGVIAAVPFVDVITTMMDESIPLTTFEWKEWGNPNIQEEYEYMLSYSPYDQVEKKNYPNLLVTTGLHDSQVQYWEPAKWVAKLRAMKTDNNRLYLYTNMDAGHGGASGRFRRLREVALEYTFVFDILGMKEILETKPKIEKM, encoded by the coding sequence ATGAAAAGTCCACTAACCCGGTTATTCCCGCTCCTTGTTTTTACTCTTTTACTGGCTTGTTCCCCTTCCGAAAAAGAAGTTAAACTGCCCGATGTAAAGCCGCCTGTTGCAAAAGTTGAGCCGTTTGAAATTGTGTCGAAGCATGGGCACAAACGCACGGACAATTACTACTGGCTGAAAAACCGCGAAGACTCAACCGTAATCAAATACCTCACGACTGAAAACAAGTACCTGGATACAATGATGGCGCACACCAAAGCATTCCAGGATGCGCTGTTCGAAGAAATGCGCGGAAGGATTAAAGAAGATGACTCATCAGTACCCTACAAACTGGATGATTACTATTACTACACACGCTACATTACCGGTGGCGAGTACCCCATTTACTGCCGCAAAAAAGGTTCGCTGGATGCCCCTGAAGAAATCATTGCCGATGGAAACGAACTCGGCAAAGGGCAATCGTTCCTTAATTTTTTCACCTCGGCAAGCCCCGACCATACCCTGGTGGCTATTATAATGGATACGGTGGGCCGGAATTTCTACACGGTTAAAATTAAAGACATGACCACCGGCAAACTGCTGGCCGACAAAATACCTGATACACGTGGTGGTTATGTTTGGACCAACGACAATAAGTCCATTCTCTACTCGGTGCCCGATCCGAAAACACTTCGCAACTATTTAATCAAGCGGCACATACTGGGAACCCCTGTTTCATCTGATCCGGTTATCTATGAAGAAAAGGACCAGACACTCGATGTGGGCATCGGCAAAACCAAATCAAAGAAGTATTTCATTATCAGCTCGGGCCGTACGGATGCAAGTTTCTCGCAATACCTGGATGCCGACAAACCCGGCAAGCCGGTGGTTATTCAACCCCTGCAGGATAATGTGGAGTACTCGGTTGACCATGCCGGTGGCGATAAGTTTTACATTTACACAAACCTTGATGCTAAAAATTACAGACTAGCCGAAGCGCCAATTGCTAAACCTTCAAAGGAAAACTGGAAAGATGTTATCCCGCACCGTGAAGATGTATTCCTGCAGGATGTGGACTTCTTCCGCGATTACATGGCCCTGGCCGAAATGAATGCCGGGCTGGTTAAAATCAGGCTGATCAAACGAGCCGACAAATCGGAACACTATGTTGACTTTGGTGAGCCTGCTTACTATGCGGGGTTTGGTTACAACCCGGAGTTCAACACCAACATCATCCGGTATACCTACACCTCCATGACCACACCCAATTCCACATTTGATTACAATATGGATACCCGTGAAAAGGAGTTGAAAAAAGAACAACCCGTATTGGGAGGGTTTGATAAAAATAACTACGCCACCGAACGCGTGATGGTAAAAGCGCGCGATGGAAAAGAAGTACCGCTGTCCATCGTTTACCGCAAAGACAAATTCAAGAAAGACGGCTCCATGCCGGGATGGATCTATGGGTATGGCTCCTATGGCGCTACGATGTATGCAACCTTTAGCTCAAACCGCATCAGCCTGCTTGACCGCGGATTTGTTTACGCTATCGCACACATCCGGGGCGGCCAGGAAATGGGCGGCCAATGGTATGAAAACGGTAAAATGCTGAACAAGAAAAATACGTTTACCGATTTCATTGACTGTTCGGAGTGGTTGATTCAAAACAACTATGTTGCAAAAGATAAGTTGTTTGCCTCAGGCGGAAGCGCGGGCGGCCTGCTGATGGGCGCCATTACCAACATGCGACCGGACCTGTACCGCGGGGTTATTGCGGCCGTGCCCTTCGTGGATGTAATCACCACCATGATGGACGAAAGCATTCCGTTAACTACGTTTGAATGGAAAGAATGGGGCAATCCGAACATCCAGGAAGAATATGAGTACATGCTCTCCTACTCGCCATACGACCAGGTGGAAAAGAAAAACTACCCGAACCTGCTGGTAACGACAGGTCTTCACGACTCACAGGTACAGTACTGGGAACCCGCCAAATGGGTTGCCAAACTGCGTGCCATGAAAACCGATAACAACAGACTCTATTTATATACCAACATGGATGCAGGACATGGCGGTGCCAGCGGCCGGTTCAGAAGGCTGCGCGAGGTAGCACTGGAGTACACCTTTGTGTTCGATATCCTTGGAATGAAGGAAATACTGGAAACCAAACCGAAGATTGAGAAAATGTGA
- a CDS encoding OmpA family protein, whose protein sequence is MKNASFSLICLFYGLLCSPAQAQVKTVSSDTDWKSQLVVLTNTMEADYIIRLGDADNLNFGWPDDFDPFCGRMTQAHGYPWSPDASDMPGFDRILMSSKYVQGKIAPCGGDGYSEAYDPKTSKPVTWKIPTTILKDVVIQNAFLQLFMDDFQPLTFCSKFQMLLNGKRFVEGERILNAIDQTGPVGKLVSIPLNEEFYAVLATGTGISLLIDESTGSADGFAIDFVRLLVNRKRENSCKGTVRGRVLIKDSETPVAGAQVFTVDKVTVNTNARGEFVINEVPTGFEVIGASANGYADGSATADVGEGDDNPEVVIYLAKGKVARFDNRQVKVGEAITLNTILFDQGKAAIKDESKPELDKVVAFLKANPTAQIELSGHTSSEGERSLNKTLSYRRVKACKDYIVAAGIAEDRLIAVGYGPDRPVATNDTPGGRAQNRRVEMRITSM, encoded by the coding sequence ATGAAAAACGCCTCGTTTTCTCTTATCTGCCTCTTTTATGGTTTGCTCTGCTCACCCGCTCAGGCCCAGGTTAAAACCGTGTCTTCCGATACAGATTGGAAAAGTCAACTGGTGGTATTAACCAACACCATGGAGGCCGATTACATTATTCGGCTGGGTGATGCCGACAATTTAAACTTTGGATGGCCGGATGACTTTGATCCTTTCTGTGGCCGTATGACACAGGCGCATGGGTATCCGTGGAGCCCGGATGCCAGCGATATGCCGGGCTTTGACCGCATCCTGATGTCATCCAAATATGTGCAGGGTAAGATTGCACCATGTGGTGGTGACGGATACAGCGAAGCCTACGACCCAAAAACATCCAAACCGGTAACCTGGAAAATCCCAACAACCATTCTTAAAGATGTTGTTATCCAGAATGCCTTTCTTCAGCTTTTCATGGACGATTTTCAACCGCTTACCTTTTGTTCCAAATTTCAAATGCTTCTTAATGGTAAACGCTTTGTAGAAGGTGAACGGATATTGAATGCCATTGATCAAACCGGGCCGGTGGGTAAACTGGTGTCGATTCCATTAAACGAAGAGTTCTATGCCGTGCTGGCAACAGGTACCGGTATTTCGTTGCTGATTGATGAATCCACCGGAAGTGCGGATGGCTTTGCAATCGACTTCGTGCGGTTACTGGTAAACCGTAAGCGTGAAAATAGCTGCAAAGGAACTGTGCGTGGTCGTGTTTTAATTAAAGACAGCGAAACCCCGGTTGCCGGAGCACAGGTATTTACAGTGGATAAAGTAACCGTGAACACAAACGCCAGGGGTGAGTTTGTCATCAACGAGGTGCCCACCGGATTTGAAGTTATTGGCGCTTCGGCCAACGGGTATGCCGATGGAAGCGCCACGGCAGATGTTGGTGAGGGTGATGATAATCCCGAGGTGGTAATTTACCTGGCAAAAGGCAAAGTGGCCCGGTTTGATAACCGGCAGGTAAAGGTAGGCGAAGCCATTACATTAAATACTATCCTGTTCGACCAGGGTAAGGCTGCTATTAAGGATGAATCAAAACCTGAGCTGGATAAGGTGGTGGCTTTCCTGAAGGCAAATCCAACTGCGCAGATTGAGTTATCCGGACATACTTCGTCAGAAGGTGAACGCAGCCTGAACAAGACGCTTTCTTACCGAAGGGTAAAAGCCTGTAAGGATTATATTGTGGCCGCGGGCATAGCTGAAGACCGGCTGATAGCGGTGGGATACGGACCCGACCGTCCGGTGGCAACAAACGATACACCCGGAGGCAGAGCGCAAAACCGGAGGGTGGAGATGCGCATAACAAGTATGTGA